The Geobacillus genomosp. 3 genome segment TTTGGCCATAGGCCGACGGATACCACACATGAGTATGTATGTTGGCGCGGTGGAAATGATTCCACCGTATGGCGTTTCACTGCTAAATCTCCCAAGCTCAACTACTATTCTATCAAAAACGTGGGATTTTTCAACTGTTTTTTACAAATTTCTTGCAGTGTTGGCCAGCTAGGAAATATATGACTCGCAAACTTCATTATACAATAAATTCAGAATTTGTAAATGGTTTTCGAAAAAAATCCGCAGGCGTTACGCCTGCGGTTGGGAAGGGCGGGCGGCCGCCTCGTGGACGAACGCCATCGCCAAGCCCGAGATGAGCCAAAAGATCGTGTTCAGCTGCGGGATGAAGATTAAGTTGTTCGATAGATTTTGCACCAGAAAGGTGGCGCTTCCGGCGATCAAGGCGACGGTGATGAGCTTGCATAGGCGGTCGGTTGACGCGCGGTAAAGGCGAAACAAGTATGCGTAGTAGACGATGTAAATGGCCACGAACGCGATCAAGCCAAGAAAGCCCGTTTCCGCCCCGACTTTTAAATACGAGTTGTGGACCGAGTATTGGTCATGGCCGATATCAAGCTCTGGGTATTTCGTCACGTACTCTTTGTAGCGGACCAAATAGTTGCCGATGCCGACGCCGATGACCGGGTTTTCTTTCATCATCACCCAGCCTGTTTTCCAAAGGGTGACGCGGGAGACGACGGCGCGGTTGGTCGTCGCTTCGTCTTCCGCCGTTTCGTCCCCGTCCGCTTCATCGTCCAAAAACCCGCCGCCTTCGTCGCCGTTGCCGCCGGCTAGGCGGTCGGCGATGCCGCCCGGGAGGTGTTTGCTTACGATTTTCTCCATGGCGTACACCGCCGAATACGTGCGCGACTGCACGTCAGGCATGAAATAGACGATCGTCAGCAACACCATAAACGACAGAAGCATGTGCGGACGAACGGCGTTTTTGATGAACGTTTTCGGCATGAGCAGCACCACAAGCGCCAATCCGCCGAGCATGGCGACCCAGGCGGCGCGCGTGTACGTTAAGATCAAGTTGATGACATACATTGCATAGACGGCAAACGTGAGCAGCTGCGCTTTTTTCTCCCGCCAATAGACGACGGCAAGAAGCAGGAAAGCCGGAATGAGCAGGTTGACAAACGACGCGTAGTAGTTCGGATTGACGAGCGTCGAGTCGACGCGCCCTTTCGCTTCTTTCAACGCATACAGCCCCGCCGTGTTGAGCGAAATGCCGAAGATGTACTGGACGATCCCGTACGCGCCGACGATGAGGGCGGACAGGCCGAACGACTGGGCAAAACGCCGGTATTGTTCGCGGGTAAACTGCACTTTGACGACAATGAAAAACAACACGACATACGAAAGATAGCGGGCCAGCTCCATGATGGCCGGAGCGAGGCTCGCCGCCTTGACGAGCGAGATGACGGCGATGACGAAAAAGGCCGCGAACGCGATGGCGATCGGGGTGAACGGAAAGTCGTTCAGCTTGATCCGCCGCTTTGAATAGTCCGCCAAAGCGGCCACTGTGATGAGCGGGATCAGCACCACTTCGGCGGAAAGCGGCAGCGGGCCGAGATACGTCTTGTACGGAACGAGCGGAATGAGAAAGAGCGCCGCTAACACGGCGTAATACGTGAATGGTTGTCTCGCTTGCATCGTTTAAACTCCTTTGTCCCTAGTTCGGTCGATGGCCAGGACACGCTCGTATGTGGCCATCGTTTCTTCATACAGGCGCCGAAGCGAAAAATGGGTGGAAGCGTGCTTGTACAGCCGCTCTCCCATCGCTTTCAGCTCGTGTTTCCGTTGTTTCGCATCGCGAATGGCACGGGCGAGCGCCGCGCTGTCGCCGACAGGCACGACCCAGCCCATGTTTTCGGAGGCGATCAGTTGCTTCACCCCGCCGACATCCGTCGAGATGACGGGAAGGCGGGCGTTGGCCGCCTCAAGCAAGGCGAGGGGGAAGCTTTCGCTGTATGACGCCAATAAGGCGACGTCAGACAGCGCGTACAAGTCCGCCACGTCGCTCCGGAATCCGAGAAATTGCACGCGGCGCCCGATGCCGGTTTGCGCCGCGGTGTCTTGCAGCTCGCCGGCGAGCGGGCCGTCGCCGATGACGAGCAGCTGAATGTCCGGGTCGGAAAGGGCGGCGAGGGCGGAAAAGACGAGGGCGTGCCCTTTGACCGGGTGGAGGCGGGCGACCATGGCGATCACCAACTCCTCGTCCCGAAGCCCGAGATCGGCGCGCTGCAACGTGTGCGGACGCGGGATGTCGTCAAAGTCGATGCCGTTGTAGACGGTTTGGATGCGATCGGCGGCCATGCCGAGTTCGATGAGGCTTTCTTTAAACCGTTCCGAGACGGCAAAAAAATAGTCGACTTTCCGAAGCGCCCATAAGTTGAGACGGGTGAACAGCGCCCCTTTGATCCCCGTTTTCATAAAGTCCAAGCGCGGGTCGCTATGGATGGTCGTCACCCAAGGGATGCGGATGTTCCGTTTGATCAGCGCCCCGTACAAGTTGGCGCGCGGCCCGTGCGTATGCAAAAGATCGAACTTTTCGGCGCGAACGAGCGCGACGAGTTTCGAGAGGACGGATAAGTCGTAGCGGGACGACTGGGAAAGAAGGCGCACATCCACCCCGAGTGCGCGCGCTTCGTTGGCGAGCGGTCCGTCTTGGAAGACGGCGAGCGCCGCCGTGTTGGGGGCAAATTTGGACAGGAGGGTGACGACGTGTTTGCGCGACCCTCCTGTTTCCCCGCCGCTAATGACGTGCAACACTTTCACCGCGATCTCTCCTTGGCGGCTGTTCGGTGGTCGGCCGCTTCTTTTTCGGTCAACACTTTCCAAAGAAACTTCGGCAAGGCGAGCTGCCGTTTGA includes the following:
- a CDS encoding glycosyltransferase — encoded protein: MKVLHVISGGETGGSRKHVVTLLSKFAPNTAALAVFQDGPLANEARALGVDVRLLSQSSRYDLSVLSKLVALVRAEKFDLLHTHGPRANLYGALIKRNIRIPWVTTIHSDPRLDFMKTGIKGALFTRLNLWALRKVDYFFAVSERFKESLIELGMAADRIQTVYNGIDFDDIPRPHTLQRADLGLRDEELVIAMVARLHPVKGHALVFSALAALSDPDIQLLVIGDGPLAGELQDTAAQTGIGRRVQFLGFRSDVADLYALSDVALLASYSESFPLALLEAANARLPVISTDVGGVKQLIASENMGWVVPVGDSAALARAIRDAKQRKHELKAMGERLYKHASTHFSLRRLYEETMATYERVLAIDRTRDKGV
- a CDS encoding O-antigen ligase family protein, which encodes MQARQPFTYYAVLAALFLIPLVPYKTYLGPLPLSAEVVLIPLITVAALADYSKRRIKLNDFPFTPIAIAFAAFFVIAVISLVKAASLAPAIMELARYLSYVVLFFIVVKVQFTREQYRRFAQSFGLSALIVGAYGIVQYIFGISLNTAGLYALKEAKGRVDSTLVNPNYYASFVNLLIPAFLLLAVVYWREKKAQLLTFAVYAMYVINLILTYTRAAWVAMLGGLALVVLLMPKTFIKNAVRPHMLLSFMVLLTIVYFMPDVQSRTYSAVYAMEKIVSKHLPGGIADRLAGGNGDEGGGFLDDEADGDETAEDEATTNRAVVSRVTLWKTGWVMMKENPVIGVGIGNYLVRYKEYVTKYPELDIGHDQYSVHNSYLKVGAETGFLGLIAFVAIYIVYYAYLFRLYRASTDRLCKLITVALIAGSATFLVQNLSNNLIFIPQLNTIFWLISGLAMAFVHEAAARPSQPQA